A single window of Longimicrobium sp. DNA harbors:
- a CDS encoding OmpA family protein — protein sequence MQLTSTGQKTVRILGGLAVIAALGLGLRYAAQHGYGRQIMKALVPEKVSGLDSGSDIGNGFATGTGTVALAPLPTDRPAEMPGAPEVRINFWAWNSQMGCLYSNGGPVTTQGSLMEKQGVKVRIDRQDDNTQLMAQLTALAKGLHDGQAQPAAGVHFVGIMGDGSGAFLAALNKQLVDSFGEDYRAEIIGSCGYSRGEDKLMGPQKWRDNPQSMRGAVVAGVLRDGDWNIAQRFMGDNGIPNNPDETTYDPNAVNWVNTSSYVEAAEKYVANYCEDRKVVVDGKPTGETKKVCVDGIVTWTPADVTAARERGGIVSIVSTKEYTSQMPHVIIGIHKWNQQNRQTVEKMLTAFLQGGDQVLHHQEALHRAAEISQQIYNEKGADAAFWEKYYRGVTEADKTGIQVDLGGSKANNLADNLVLFGLAPGTTPETSRFRATYTVFGNIVKQQYPQLVPSIPPVDQIVDVSYLQAVAQRAGGTQAAAAAAETQTYNGSGNVSRVVGRRNVSITFETGSANFTPAGEQQLEQLFNELSINSLTVEIHGHTDNVGNPDANQQLSEDRAMAVKKWLEQRSASTFPQGRIRIFAHGSTMPIESNRTAEGRAANRRVEVVIGTNS from the coding sequence ATGCAACTGACATCGACGGGCCAGAAGACCGTCCGCATCCTGGGCGGGCTGGCCGTGATCGCGGCGCTGGGCTTGGGGCTGCGCTACGCGGCCCAGCACGGCTACGGCCGCCAGATCATGAAGGCCCTCGTTCCCGAAAAGGTGAGCGGGCTGGACAGCGGCTCCGACATCGGCAACGGCTTCGCCACCGGCACGGGCACCGTGGCCCTGGCGCCGCTCCCCACCGACCGCCCAGCCGAGATGCCCGGCGCCCCCGAGGTGCGCATCAACTTCTGGGCGTGGAACTCCCAGATGGGGTGCCTCTACTCCAACGGCGGCCCGGTGACCACGCAGGGCTCGCTGATGGAGAAGCAGGGCGTCAAGGTCCGCATCGACCGGCAGGACGACAACACCCAGCTCATGGCGCAGCTCACCGCGCTGGCCAAGGGGCTGCACGACGGCCAGGCGCAGCCCGCCGCCGGCGTGCACTTCGTGGGCATCATGGGCGACGGGTCGGGCGCCTTCCTGGCCGCGCTGAACAAGCAGCTGGTGGACTCGTTCGGCGAGGACTACCGCGCCGAGATCATCGGCAGCTGCGGCTACTCGCGCGGCGAGGACAAGCTGATGGGGCCGCAGAAGTGGCGCGACAACCCGCAGAGCATGCGGGGCGCCGTGGTGGCCGGCGTGCTGCGCGACGGCGACTGGAACATCGCCCAGCGCTTCATGGGCGACAACGGCATTCCCAACAACCCCGACGAGACCACCTACGACCCCAACGCGGTCAACTGGGTGAACACGTCGAGCTACGTGGAGGCGGCCGAGAAGTACGTGGCCAACTACTGCGAGGACCGCAAGGTGGTGGTCGACGGGAAGCCGACCGGCGAGACCAAGAAGGTGTGCGTGGACGGCATCGTCACCTGGACGCCGGCCGACGTGACCGCGGCGCGCGAGCGCGGCGGGATCGTGAGCATCGTGTCGACCAAGGAGTACACGTCGCAGATGCCGCACGTGATCATCGGCATCCACAAGTGGAACCAGCAGAACCGGCAGACGGTGGAGAAGATGCTCACCGCCTTCCTGCAGGGCGGCGACCAGGTGCTGCACCACCAGGAGGCGCTGCACCGCGCCGCCGAGATCAGCCAGCAGATCTACAACGAGAAGGGCGCCGACGCCGCGTTCTGGGAGAAGTACTACCGCGGCGTGACCGAGGCCGACAAGACGGGGATCCAGGTGGACCTCGGTGGATCGAAGGCCAACAACCTGGCCGACAACCTGGTGCTCTTCGGCCTGGCGCCGGGGACAACTCCGGAGACCAGCCGCTTCCGCGCCACCTACACGGTGTTCGGCAACATCGTGAAGCAGCAGTACCCGCAGCTGGTGCCCAGCATTCCGCCGGTGGACCAGATCGTGGACGTGAGCTACCTGCAGGCCGTGGCGCAGCGCGCCGGCGGCACGCAGGCCGCCGCCGCCGCCGCCGAGACGCAGACGTACAACGGCAGCGGCAACGTCTCCCGCGTGGTGGGCCGCCGCAACGTCTCCATCACCTTCGAGACCGGCTCGGCCAACTTCACCCCGGCGGGCGAGCAGCAGCTGGAGCAGCTCTTCAACGAGCTGTCCATCAACTCGCTGACGGTGGAGATCCACGGCCACACCGACAACGTGGGGAACCCCGACGCCAACCAGCAGCTGTCGGAAGACCGCGCGATGGCGGTGAAGAAGTGGCTGGAGCAGCGCTCGGCCAGCACCTTCCCGCAGGGCCGCATCCGCATCTTCGCCCACGGGTCGACCATGCCGATCGAGTCCAACCGGACGGCCGAGGGGCGGGCGGCCAACCGCCGCGTGGAAGTCGTGATCGGCACCAACAGCTGA
- a CDS encoding ABC transporter ATP-binding protein has protein sequence MSTQHAYERKSVLVDIQGVTFARGGVPILREVNAQIRDVVRPGVKQGQIVGLLGPSGVGKTTLFKILAGLVKPDAGTVKIGEKGIPASPGLVGVVAQNYILFEHRTVLGNLVIAAKQAGMKADDAKAAAMKYLERFGLQAHAGKYPVQLSGGQRQRVAIAQQLLCSENYLVMDEPFSGLDVLQQENVHALLQEVSLTNEENTLIIVTHDVSAAVAVCDTIWLMGRDRDPQGNVIPGARIVEEIDLIERDLCWHPDIRLRPEYIQLVNEIKERFHTL, from the coding sequence ATGAGCACCCAGCACGCGTACGAGCGCAAGAGCGTTCTCGTCGACATCCAGGGCGTGACCTTCGCGCGGGGCGGCGTTCCCATCCTGCGCGAGGTGAACGCGCAGATCCGCGACGTGGTGCGCCCCGGGGTGAAGCAGGGGCAGATCGTGGGGCTCCTGGGCCCGTCGGGCGTGGGAAAGACCACGCTCTTCAAGATCCTGGCGGGGCTGGTGAAGCCCGACGCGGGAACGGTGAAGATCGGCGAGAAGGGGATTCCCGCTTCGCCCGGCCTGGTGGGCGTGGTGGCGCAGAACTACATCCTCTTCGAGCACCGCACCGTCCTGGGCAACCTCGTCATCGCGGCGAAGCAGGCGGGGATGAAGGCGGACGACGCGAAGGCGGCGGCCATGAAGTACCTGGAGCGCTTCGGGCTGCAGGCGCACGCCGGCAAGTACCCCGTGCAGCTCTCGGGCGGGCAGCGGCAGCGGGTGGCCATCGCCCAGCAGCTGCTGTGCAGCGAGAACTACCTGGTGATGGACGAGCCCTTCAGCGGGCTGGACGTGCTGCAGCAGGAGAACGTGCACGCGCTGCTGCAGGAGGTCAGCCTGACCAACGAGGAGAACACGCTCATCATCGTCACCCACGACGTGTCGGCCGCCGTGGCGGTGTGCGACACCATCTGGCTGATGGGGCGCGACCGCGACCCGCAGGGGAACGTGATCCCCGGCGCGCGCATCGTGGAGGAGATCGACCTGATCGAGCGCGACCTGTGCTGGCACCCCGACATCCGCCTGCGCCCGGAGTACATCCAGCTGGTGAACGAGATCAAGGAGCGCTTCCACACGCTCTGA